The Flavobacteriaceae bacterium 3519-10 genome includes a window with the following:
- a CDS encoding Glycyl-tRNA synthetase produces the protein MLKIITMAKQEDVFKKLISHAKEYGFIFPSSEIYDGLSAIYDYGQNGAELKNNIKQYWWKAMVQMNENIVGIDSAIFMHPTIWKASGHVDAFNDPLIDNKDSKKRFRADVLLEDYCAKLEEKAQKEIDKAAKRFGDTFDKNEFETTNGRVLEYREKQKTILSRMAKSLENEDLADVKSLIEELEIADPDTGSKNWTDVRQFNLMFGTKLGASADSATDLYLRPETAQGIFVNFLNVQKTSRHKLPFGIAQIGKAFRNEIVARQFIFRMREFEQMEMQFFVPPGTELDFYEEWKQKRLNWHLALGLGAENYKFHDHEKLAHYANAAADIEFKFPFGFKELEGIHSRTDFDLSAHEKHSGRKLQYFDSERNENYVPFVVETSVGLDRLFLAIFSNSLKDEVLEDGSERTVLSLPPALAPVKAAILPLMKKDGLGEYGEKIFNDLKFDFNVIYEDKDSIGKRYRRQDAIGTPFCITIDHDTLKDNTVTLRDRDTMKQERVAVADLRRIIDEKTNFRNLLSKI, from the coding sequence GCTCAAAATTATAACGATGGCTAAACAGGAAGATGTTTTCAAGAAACTGATCTCGCACGCGAAAGAATATGGCTTTATATTTCCTTCAAGTGAAATCTACGACGGACTTTCAGCGATTTACGATTACGGGCAGAATGGTGCCGAACTGAAAAACAACATCAAACAGTACTGGTGGAAAGCCATGGTTCAGATGAATGAAAATATTGTCGGAATTGATTCCGCTATTTTCATGCATCCCACGATTTGGAAAGCTTCCGGCCACGTTGACGCCTTTAATGATCCTTTGATCGATAATAAAGACTCGAAAAAACGTTTCAGAGCCGATGTTTTGCTTGAAGATTACTGCGCGAAACTCGAAGAAAAAGCACAGAAAGAAATTGATAAAGCCGCAAAAAGATTCGGTGATACTTTTGATAAAAATGAGTTTGAAACCACTAATGGCCGCGTTTTAGAATACAGAGAAAAGCAGAAAACGATTCTTTCGAGAATGGCAAAATCTTTGGAAAACGAAGATTTGGCTGATGTAAAATCTTTGATTGAAGAGTTGGAAATCGCTGATCCGGACACCGGTTCTAAAAACTGGACCGATGTTCGCCAGTTTAATCTGATGTTTGGAACGAAACTCGGTGCTTCCGCAGATTCTGCGACCGATTTATATTTAAGACCGGAAACTGCGCAGGGAATTTTTGTGAATTTCTTAAATGTTCAGAAAACATCACGTCATAAATTACCATTCGGAATTGCCCAAATCGGAAAAGCCTTTAGAAATGAGATTGTTGCGAGACAGTTTATTTTCAGAATGCGCGAATTCGAGCAGATGGAAATGCAGTTCTTTGTTCCACCCGGAACCGAACTTGATTTCTATGAAGAATGGAAACAGAAACGTCTCAACTGGCATTTGGCTTTAGGTTTAGGCGCTGAGAATTATAAATTCCACGATCACGAAAAACTGGCGCATTACGCAAATGCGGCGGCAGATATTGAGTTTAAATTCCCGTTTGGATTTAAGGAACTCGAAGGAATCCACTCCCGAACTGATTTCGATTTGAGCGCGCATGAAAAACATTCCGGAAGAAAACTGCAGTATTTTGATTCGGAAAGAAACGAAAACTACGTTCCTTTTGTGGTAGAAACTTCGGTTGGTTTAGACCGTCTTTTCCTCGCAATTTTCTCTAATTCACTTAAAGATGAGGTTCTGGAAGATGGTTCGGAAAGAACAGTGCTTTCGCTTCCGCCAGCTTTGGCTCCTGTGAAAGCTGCGATTTTGCCTTTGATGAAAAAAGATGGTTTAGGCGAATATGGCGAGAAAATTTTTAATGATCTGAAATTTGATTTCAACGTTATTTACGAAGATAAAGACAGCATCGGGAAGCGTTACAGACGTCAGGATGCGATCGGGACACCGTTCTGTATCACAATCGATCACGATACTTTGAAGGATAACACGGTTACTTTAAGAGACCGCGACACGATGAAGCAGGAAAGAGTGGCCGTTGCAGATCTTCGCAGAATTATCGACGAAAAAACGAATTTCCGGAATTTACTTTCTAAGATTTAA
- a CDS encoding Cysteine desulfurase encodes MFDIQNIRSQFPILSQKVNGKPLIYLDNAATSQKPLSVLDSWQKYYAEINANVHRGIHTLSQLATEEMELSRRKIQKFINAKHDFEVIFTKGTTEGINLIAYSLTNLIKKDDEILISHLEHHSNIVPWQLLCERTGAKLKVIPMDADGILQLDFLDENINERTKIVSINQVSNALGIVNPVEEIIRKTRAQSDAYIVIDGAQSAPHFKIDVQQLDCDFFVFSGHKMYAPMGTGILYGKERILREIPPFHGGGEMISVCSFTKTTYADLPFKFEAGTPNVGGNIALGAAVDFIEGIGHEHLQNHENALLEYAQRKLLELEGLRIYGEKARRTGVVSFNLEGVGISSDVGMILDKMGIAVRTGHHCTQPIMEYFEIAGTVRASFAVYNTFEDVDLLVEGVKKAQRMLS; translated from the coding sequence ATGTTCGACATACAAAATATACGCAGTCAGTTTCCCATTCTTTCGCAAAAAGTGAACGGAAAGCCTTTAATCTATCTCGATAACGCAGCAACTTCGCAAAAACCGCTTTCTGTTCTAGATTCATGGCAAAAATATTACGCTGAAATTAACGCGAACGTACACCGCGGGATCCACACTTTGAGCCAGTTAGCGACCGAGGAAATGGAACTTTCACGCAGAAAGATTCAGAAATTTATCAACGCAAAACATGATTTCGAGGTTATTTTTACGAAGGGAACTACGGAAGGCATCAACCTGATCGCCTATTCGCTTACGAATTTAATTAAAAAGGACGACGAAATCCTGATCTCGCATCTTGAGCATCACTCAAATATTGTCCCATGGCAGCTGCTTTGCGAGCGAACCGGAGCAAAACTCAAAGTGATTCCTATGGATGCGGACGGCATTCTGCAGCTTGATTTTCTTGATGAAAATATTAATGAACGGACCAAAATTGTTTCGATTAACCAGGTCTCCAACGCGCTCGGAATTGTGAATCCTGTTGAAGAAATCATCAGAAAAACGCGTGCGCAATCTGATGCGTATATCGTAATTGATGGGGCGCAGTCTGCACCCCATTTTAAGATCGATGTGCAGCAGCTAGACTGTGATTTCTTTGTGTTTTCGGGTCATAAAATGTACGCGCCGATGGGTACGGGAATTCTGTATGGAAAAGAGCGTATTTTACGCGAAATTCCCCCGTTTCATGGTGGCGGCGAGATGATTTCGGTATGTTCTTTTACCAAAACAACTTACGCCGATCTGCCGTTTAAATTCGAGGCTGGAACTCCAAATGTAGGCGGAAACATTGCGCTTGGAGCCGCAGTAGATTTTATTGAAGGTATTGGGCATGAGCATCTGCAGAATCACGAAAACGCCCTGCTTGAATATGCACAACGAAAACTGCTGGAACTTGAAGGACTCAGAATTTATGGCGAAAAAGCGAGGAGAACCGGCGTCGTATCTTTCAATCTCGAAGGTGTAGGGATTTCTTCGGATGTGGGGATGATTCTCGATAAAATGGGGATTGCCGTGAGAACCGGCCATCATTGCACGCAGCCGATCATGGAATATTTCGAGATTGCAGGCACCGTACGGGCGAGTTTTGCGGTGTACAATACATTTGAAGATGTTGATTTACTGGTAGAAGGCGTGAAAAAGGCGCAGCGGATGCTAAGCTAA
- a CDS encoding alkyl hydroperoxide reductase/ Thiol specific antioxidant/ Mal allergen, which translates to MLKVGDRLPEFEGVNQDGETINSNDFAGKKLVVFFYPKANTPGCTAQSCDLNNHFSMLNKEGYQLLGVSADSVKAQKKFHQKFGFQYPLLADEKREVIEKFGVWQLKKFMGREFMGIVRTTFIFDENGICTRVIEKVKTKEAAKQILEG; encoded by the coding sequence ATGCTGAAGGTTGGCGATAGGTTACCGGAATTTGAAGGAGTGAATCAAGATGGCGAAACAATAAATTCTAATGATTTTGCAGGAAAAAAACTCGTTGTTTTCTTTTATCCGAAAGCCAACACGCCCGGCTGCACGGCGCAGTCCTGCGATTTAAACAATCATTTTTCCATGCTTAATAAAGAAGGTTATCAGTTACTCGGAGTGTCTGCGGATTCGGTTAAGGCGCAGAAAAAATTTCACCAAAAATTCGGATTTCAATATCCGCTGCTTGCTGATGAAAAAAGGGAAGTAATTGAAAAGTTCGGGGTGTGGCAGCTCAAAAAGTTTATGGGCCGCGAGTTTATGGGAATCGTGCGCACCACTTTTATCTTTGATGAAAACGGAATCTGCACGCGTGTAATTGAAAAGGTGAAGACAAAAGAAGCCGCAAAACAGATTTTGGAAGGATAG
- a CDS encoding Endonuclease III, translating into MTKKQRALTVMTELEKLYPEVPIPLDHSDPFTLLVAVGLSAQTTDKKVNQITPKLFEVAGDPYKMSILEVDEIRFLIKEIGLANTKAKNLKRMAEILVEKHQGVVPQTFEELEALPGVGHKTASVVMSQAFGVPAFPVDTHIHRLMKQWKLTDGKNVIETERDAKKLFPKTAWNRLHLQIIFYGREYSPARGSQEKDFITRMLFQPEI; encoded by the coding sequence ATGACTAAAAAGCAAAGGGCACTCACGGTGATGACCGAACTTGAAAAACTATATCCCGAAGTTCCGATTCCTCTCGATCATTCAGATCCGTTTACACTGCTCGTGGCAGTCGGACTTTCGGCGCAGACCACGGATAAAAAGGTGAACCAGATCACACCAAAATTATTTGAAGTTGCTGGCGATCCTTATAAAATGTCGATTCTGGAAGTGGATGAAATCAGGTTTTTAATTAAAGAAATCGGTTTAGCCAATACGAAAGCTAAAAACTTAAAAAGAATGGCTGAAATTCTGGTCGAAAAACATCAGGGAGTTGTACCGCAGACTTTTGAAGAACTTGAAGCACTGCCCGGTGTAGGCCACAAAACCGCATCAGTGGTGATGAGCCAGGCATTTGGTGTACCTGCATTTCCAGTCGACACGCATATTCACAGACTTATGAAACAGTGGAAACTAACGGACGGAAAGAATGTAATTGAAACTGAACGTGATGCCAAGAAACTGTTCCCGAAAACTGCCTGGAACAGGTTGCATCTTCAGATCATATTTTACGGCAGAGAATATTCGCCTGCGCGCGGCAGCCAGGAGAAAGATTTTATTACGCGGATGTTATTTCAACCCGAAATCTGA
- a CDS encoding Response Regulator Receiver Signal Transduction Histidine Kinase, whose amino-acid sequence MSILVVDDNKDICTLIENILLSEGYDVQTCCNPLEVSTIIKDTRPALIITDMLMSGFDGRTLTKEVKADPETEHIKIMMMSAHPDAESISRSIGVDDFLTKPFEIDDLVNKVEKLL is encoded by the coding sequence ATGAGCATACTAGTTGTTGACGACAATAAGGACATCTGCACGCTTATTGAAAACATCCTGCTTTCAGAGGGATATGATGTACAGACATGTTGTAACCCACTGGAGGTAAGCACTATAATTAAAGACACCAGGCCCGCACTCATCATTACGGATATGCTGATGTCGGGATTCGATGGCCGCACTTTAACCAAAGAGGTAAAGGCCGATCCTGAAACCGAACACATCAAAATAATGATGATGTCTGCACATCCTGACGCCGAATCGATAAGCCGTAGCATTGGTGTTGACGACTTTCTTACCAAGCCTTTTGAGATCGATGACTTGGTTAATAAAGTGGAGAAACTGCTGTGA
- a CDS encoding two-component system sensor histidine kinase/met hyl-esterase/transferase hybrid, whose product MEASFPPSFSVKEHVFGTILQKAQFGFALVNSSYVIEYTNQTWLEIIGLNKKTAVGKKIFDFFPEAADQLTAFFEETKETREPASAADFKLRIKRSGSVQPAYFSFMYQPVYEDNGAFLYYAVVILEISALVTIKYKMREDEERLRLATESSLTATWDLNLKTREIVHSPLLAKIFGYEAGENISHEQFRSHLFEYDRINIVDVAYKKALKTGIYKYEARITDRNGVQKWISTNGKIFSDENELPDRMLGILQDITERKKNEIRQHQSHHQLNTAMEATKLGLFDMNPETLEKYNFSPRFLEIFGYDPSSETIDTHVFEKHIHKDFIDVRAQALQKAQETGDLHYQTKIVLRDGSVKWIELYGRLLRESAASNAYISGTVRDITDLKNYEQKLSASEKKYRFLADVMPQIVWTGEPDGRLTYFNQSTLNYSGKSYKELLEGDGLNQMVHPEEQEETGKRWAASVRTKKPFFFEHRFRDSNNEYRWFMSKAFPEMDDAGNVTKWVGTSTDIDDMKRQEQQKDDFIKMASHELKTPVTTIKGYVQLLKRTRKDSDDKFLVNSLNTIENQVNNLSVLIGDLLDISRMENGYLLLNKHKFSLVELVTESIEDIKASEQSHEINFEMKHFADIEVFADKERLKQVLTNLLTNAIKYSPKANSVNVELWVEDGRGIVSVEDFGIGMEASELGKIFERFYRVSGDDEKTFPGFGIGLYIVKDIIQRLDGKIWVESEKNQGSKFYFSLPVSNKTI is encoded by the coding sequence ATGGAAGCCAGCTTTCCTCCTTCTTTTTCGGTTAAAGAACACGTTTTCGGTACCATCCTTCAGAAAGCACAATTTGGTTTTGCACTTGTGAATTCGTCTTACGTCATCGAATACACCAATCAAACCTGGCTCGAAATCATTGGTTTGAACAAAAAGACCGCGGTTGGTAAGAAAATCTTTGATTTTTTCCCTGAAGCGGCGGATCAGCTCACCGCGTTTTTCGAAGAGACAAAAGAAACCCGCGAGCCCGCCAGTGCTGCAGATTTCAAGCTCAGGATAAAAAGAAGCGGCTCTGTTCAGCCAGCGTATTTCAGTTTTATGTATCAGCCGGTTTATGAGGATAACGGCGCGTTTTTATACTATGCAGTTGTCATTCTCGAAATTTCGGCTCTAGTAACTATTAAATATAAAATGCGTGAAGATGAAGAGCGCCTGAGACTTGCCACGGAAAGCTCCCTGACCGCCACGTGGGACCTCAATCTCAAAACCCGTGAAATTGTACACTCTCCGCTTTTAGCTAAAATTTTCGGGTATGAGGCGGGAGAAAATATTTCTCACGAACAGTTCCGCAGCCATCTTTTCGAGTACGACAGAATAAATATTGTAGACGTCGCTTATAAAAAAGCACTCAAAACCGGCATCTACAAATATGAAGCGCGCATCACCGACCGAAATGGTGTACAGAAGTGGATTTCAACCAACGGAAAAATATTTTCAGACGAGAACGAACTGCCGGACCGTATGTTAGGCATTTTGCAGGATATTACGGAACGCAAGAAAAACGAAATCCGCCAGCACCAGAGCCATCACCAGCTGAATACCGCCATGGAGGCCACCAAACTCGGTCTGTTCGACATGAATCCCGAAACACTCGAAAAATATAATTTTTCCCCGCGCTTTCTGGAAATTTTCGGTTATGATCCTTCCAGTGAAACCATTGACACTCATGTTTTCGAAAAACACATTCATAAAGATTTCATCGACGTGCGCGCGCAAGCTTTACAAAAAGCACAGGAAACCGGTGACCTACATTATCAGACCAAAATTGTATTAAGGGACGGCAGCGTGAAATGGATTGAACTCTACGGCCGTCTCCTTCGTGAGTCCGCAGCCAGCAATGCTTACATCTCCGGAACCGTCCGCGATATCACCGACCTGAAGAACTACGAACAAAAATTAAGCGCAAGCGAGAAGAAATACCGTTTTCTGGCAGATGTGATGCCGCAGATCGTGTGGACAGGCGAACCGGACGGAAGGCTTACGTATTTCAACCAATCCACGCTCAATTACTCAGGAAAGAGTTATAAAGAACTGCTGGAAGGCGATGGACTGAACCAAATGGTGCATCCGGAAGAACAGGAGGAAACCGGGAAACGTTGGGCAGCCAGCGTACGCACAAAGAAACCATTCTTTTTCGAGCATCGTTTCCGCGACAGTAATAACGAATACCGCTGGTTTATGAGCAAGGCGTTCCCGGAAATGGATGATGCGGGTAACGTTACCAAATGGGTAGGAACCAGCACGGATATTGATGACATGAAGCGCCAGGAGCAGCAAAAGGACGACTTCATTAAAATGGCCAGCCATGAGCTCAAAACACCTGTTACCACCATAAAAGGATATGTTCAGCTGTTAAAAAGAACCCGGAAGGATTCTGATGACAAGTTTCTTGTAAATTCTTTAAACACCATTGAGAACCAGGTTAATAATCTCAGCGTACTCATCGGCGACCTGCTCGACATTTCCCGGATGGAAAATGGCTATCTGCTGCTGAACAAGCATAAATTCTCACTGGTTGAACTCGTGACCGAAAGTATCGAAGACATTAAAGCTTCCGAACAAAGCCACGAAATAAACTTTGAGATGAAGCACTTTGCGGATATCGAAGTATTTGCCGACAAAGAACGCCTCAAGCAGGTACTCACTAACCTTCTTACCAATGCAATAAAATATTCGCCAAAAGCCAATTCGGTAAATGTTGAACTTTGGGTAGAAGATGGCCGGGGCATCGTATCGGTTGAAGATTTCGGTATCGGCATGGAAGCCAGCGAACTGGGTAAGATTTTCGAACGCTTTTACCGGGTTTCCGGCGACGACGAAAAAACCTTTCCGGGTTTCGGCATCGGCCTGTATATCGTAAAAGACATCATACAGCGCCTTGACGGCAAGATCTGGGTTGAAAGCGAGAAAAACCAGGGCAGTAAATTCTATTTTTCGCTGCCTGTTTCAAATAAAACGATTTAA
- a CDS encoding protein containing DUF885 — MGKTVFHAFIITVFFSLFSCKKTDYPLTRETPVEIDSIAANYYEQYLKLYPLEATAQGDLRYNDQLPVNIDKDFISGEISFYNSVQAQLKKVDYEKLTDEKKTVYDVLDYTLKDKIERYAYHPEYIPFTQFGGLPLDFPLLGSGQGSQPFKTEKDYSDWLSRAEKFPLWMDTAMANFREGITQKYILPKTLVAKMIPQMKAEEITTTDFDRNIFYGPIKNFPKNFTAAQREKFTSQYKALITEKIIPTYLKMANFLEQEYLPKARNTHGINSLPNGGEIYSYYAKSWTTTSLTPQDINRTGLAEVARLRAEMEKVRKQVNYNGTLEEFIAHVKTDPKAFPYTSSKEVLDGFNGILKKITPKLKTMFSVAPKTAFEIRQTEKFREASASAEYMPGTPDGKRPGIFYIPIPDPTKFNVTSGMESLFLHEAIPGHHYQISLQQENTSLPKFMRFGWFGAYGEGWALYCESLGPEFGLYTDPYQKMGSLSDEMLRAVRLVVDTGLHSGTMTREEAITYFLSNISYDEAAATAEVERYMAMPGQALSYKIGSLKIRALRDQYQKELGNKFSLAKFHDEVLNQGGLPLDVLDRKMKLWAKRQ, encoded by the coding sequence ATGGGAAAGACAGTTTTTCACGCTTTTATCATCACCGTTTTTTTTAGCCTGTTTTCGTGTAAGAAAACAGATTATCCGTTGACCCGCGAAACGCCGGTGGAAATTGATTCAATTGCTGCCAATTACTACGAACAGTATCTGAAACTTTATCCGCTTGAAGCTACCGCACAGGGCGACTTGCGGTATAACGACCAGCTTCCCGTGAACATCGACAAAGATTTTATCTCGGGCGAAATATCATTTTATAACTCAGTGCAGGCGCAACTGAAGAAAGTGGATTATGAGAAGCTCACCGACGAGAAAAAAACCGTTTATGATGTGCTCGATTACACATTGAAAGACAAGATAGAACGCTATGCGTACCATCCCGAATACATCCCTTTTACGCAGTTTGGGGGTCTGCCGCTCGATTTTCCGTTACTTGGCAGCGGCCAGGGAAGCCAGCCGTTTAAAACCGAGAAAGATTACAGCGACTGGCTGAGCAGAGCAGAAAAATTCCCGTTATGGATGGATACGGCGATGGCGAACTTCCGCGAAGGAATTACCCAGAAATACATATTACCTAAAACATTGGTGGCCAAAATGATTCCGCAGATGAAAGCCGAAGAAATTACAACCACCGATTTTGACAGGAATATATTTTACGGCCCCATCAAAAACTTCCCTAAAAACTTTACGGCCGCACAGCGCGAGAAGTTTACCTCACAGTATAAAGCTTTGATCACCGAAAAAATTATCCCAACCTACCTGAAGATGGCCAATTTCCTTGAACAGGAGTATCTACCCAAAGCCCGCAACACACATGGGATTAACTCTCTGCCCAATGGTGGCGAAATCTACAGCTATTACGCGAAAAGCTGGACCACGACTTCCCTCACACCGCAGGACATCAACCGGACCGGCCTGGCTGAAGTGGCGCGTCTGCGTGCAGAAATGGAAAAGGTAAGAAAGCAGGTAAATTATAACGGAACACTTGAAGAGTTTATCGCGCACGTTAAAACCGATCCGAAAGCTTTTCCGTATACAAGCAGCAAGGAAGTTTTAGACGGTTTTAATGGAATTTTAAAGAAGATTACACCAAAACTTAAAACAATGTTTAGCGTAGCACCCAAAACTGCGTTTGAAATCCGCCAGACAGAAAAATTCCGTGAGGCAAGCGCCAGCGCCGAATATATGCCCGGCACACCCGACGGCAAAAGACCCGGAATTTTCTATATTCCGATTCCGGATCCCACAAAATTCAATGTAACCTCAGGCATGGAGTCGCTGTTTCTTCACGAAGCCATTCCCGGCCACCATTATCAGATATCCCTACAGCAGGAAAACACCAGTTTACCGAAGTTTATGCGGTTCGGCTGGTTTGGTGCTTATGGTGAAGGCTGGGCGCTATATTGCGAATCTCTCGGTCCCGAGTTTGGCCTTTATACGGATCCTTACCAGAAAATGGGTTCGTTGAGCGACGAAATGTTGCGCGCAGTCCGCCTGGTTGTAGATACGGGTCTGCACAGCGGCACGATGACACGCGAAGAAGCGATCACCTATTTCCTGAGTAACATTTCGTACGATGAAGCTGCCGCCACGGCGGAAGTGGAACGCTACATGGCGATGCCAGGCCAGGCATTAAGCTATAAAATCGGCTCGCTGAAAATCAGAGCATTGAGAGATCAGTATCAGAAAGAACTGGGAAATAAATTCAGTCTGGCGAAATTTCACGACGAAGTACTCAATCAGGGTGGGCTTCCACTGGACGTGCTCGACAGAAAAATGAAGCTTTGGGCGAAGCGGCAATAA
- a CDS encoding MotA/TolQ/ExbB family biopolymer transport prote in, which translates to MFLQAPTQVISTTTETHVFSLWNILFSGGILGNSIMIAIFLLGILALYIFFERYLFIKRSSKETPNFLENIKDFVQEGKIQTAVDYCKTIDSPEARMIEKGLARIGRPISDISNAMQNQGQLEVSKLEKNLNILASASGAAPMLGFLGTVVGMIMAFFEISNVTGAVSPKLLASGIYTAMATTAVGLFVGIPAYFFYNILVTNVDRLVLKIQTHVNDFLDALNKPL; encoded by the coding sequence ATGTTTTTACAGGCTCCAACACAGGTAATCAGTACAACTACAGAAACACACGTTTTTTCGCTCTGGAATATTCTATTCAGCGGCGGAATTTTGGGTAATTCCATTATGATTGCTATTTTTCTGCTTGGCATCCTGGCGCTTTACATCTTTTTCGAAAGGTATTTATTCATTAAAAGATCCTCGAAGGAAACGCCGAATTTTCTTGAAAACATCAAAGATTTCGTGCAGGAGGGAAAGATTCAGACTGCGGTAGATTACTGCAAAACGATCGATTCCCCGGAAGCACGCATGATTGAAAAAGGTTTGGCCAGAATCGGGCGCCCGATTTCTGATATCTCAAACGCGATGCAGAATCAGGGTCAGCTCGAAGTTTCAAAACTTGAGAAAAACCTTAATATTCTTGCATCCGCTTCAGGTGCCGCCCCGATGCTGGGATTCCTGGGAACGGTTGTGGGGATGATTATGGCATTCTTCGAAATCTCGAATGTTACAGGTGCTGTGAGCCCGAAATTACTGGCCTCCGGTATTTATACGGCGATGGCAACTACCGCTGTGGGACTTTTCGTAGGGATTCCCGCCTATTTTTTTTACAATATTTTGGTGACGAATGTAGACCGTTTGGTTTTAAAAATTCAAACCCATGTCAATGATTTTCTCGACGCTTTAAATAAACCGCTTTAA
- a CDS encoding biopolymer transport protein ExbD/TolR: MASMTDIIFLLLIFFMITSSAISQSAIDVKLPQADAANPSAQDPSTVTIKEDGKYFVNDTEIAKEQLETVLVEALKNEASPTFTIRADENSKHKDVVFVMGIAETHKFNLAIATTQE, encoded by the coding sequence ATGGCTTCGATGACGGATATTATCTTTCTGTTGTTGATTTTTTTCATGATTACGAGTTCCGCCATCAGCCAAAGCGCAATCGATGTGAAGCTGCCGCAGGCCGACGCTGCCAACCCCAGTGCGCAGGATCCATCTACGGTCACCATCAAAGAAGACGGCAAGTATTTTGTGAACGACACAGAGATCGCAAAAGAACAGCTGGAGACCGTATTGGTTGAAGCTTTGAAAAATGAAGCCAGTCCAACCTTTACCATCCGCGCGGACGAAAACAGCAAACATAAAGATGTGGTTTTTGTGATGGGCATTGCAGAAACGCACAAATTTAATCTCGCCATTGCAACTACTCAGGAATAG
- a CDS encoding Ferric siderophore transport system, periplasmic binding protein TonB, translating to MHHTIQHKKSEERDRRNSALITLFISVLIFLGIFFYKFTKITDKPEEITTMLINFGDNQNGAEQEEPANQEGSVAANTEVTVPEPVQEEVAVTKPEPKVHVPKPVVKEKIITGSNTKVSTPKAEKATPAAKPKTTATKAATANSKTGSGDGKGTAAIGNLIKGRGTKAGTQGTSGTVGNQGDPLGGDGNGDSKIGVDRNLIGFIPGTMGRGGAQPSHSCSASGTISIAYTVDKAGNVISARRSGGISDPCASSAATGWVKQYVKAERANTSSTGTYRITF from the coding sequence ATGCATCATACCATTCAACATAAAAAATCAGAAGAAAGAGACCGCAGAAACAGTGCGCTGATCACTTTATTCATCTCTGTGTTGATTTTTTTGGGAATATTTTTCTACAAGTTCACTAAAATTACTGATAAACCTGAGGAAATTACCACGATGCTGATTAATTTCGGCGACAATCAGAACGGTGCTGAACAGGAAGAACCCGCCAACCAGGAAGGAAGCGTGGCTGCCAATACCGAAGTTACCGTGCCTGAACCCGTACAGGAAGAGGTTGCGGTTACCAAGCCAGAACCCAAAGTTCATGTGCCGAAACCCGTGGTAAAAGAAAAAATAATCACGGGCAGCAATACTAAAGTTTCAACGCCGAAAGCCGAAAAAGCCACTCCCGCAGCTAAACCCAAAACTACAGCTACAAAAGCAGCAACAGCCAACTCGAAAACGGGCAGCGGCGATGGTAAAGGTACAGCAGCCATCGGCAATCTAATTAAAGGAAGAGGCACAAAAGCCGGCACACAAGGTACCAGCGGTACTGTGGGCAACCAGGGCGACCCATTGGGCGGCGATGGCAACGGCGACAGCAAAATTGGCGTAGACCGTAATCTGATCGGTTTTATCCCAGGCACGATGGGCCGTGGAGGCGCGCAACCGTCGCACAGCTGCTCAGCAAGTGGCACCATCAGTATTGCGTACACCGTAGATAAAGCCGGAAACGTAATTTCAGCGCGGCGTTCAGGCGGCATTTCAGATCCATGCGCTTCTTCAGCGGCGACAGGCTGGGTGAAACAATATGTAAAAGCCGAGCGTGCAAACACATCATCAACAGGAACTTACCGTATAACTTTTTAG